The following proteins come from a genomic window of Pyxidicoccus sp. MSG2:
- a CDS encoding ATP-grasp domain-containing protein encodes MRIGIFGDGNDPQCAAVAHEAGVLGAEAVIIDSEALEHGWPLSMKDDETWYLGQRVDDLRGFYLRFVPAPFVPALEQNGELVLYQDWHDHFMQTRERASYFVAWLLKLAHQGATLVNGPHAASVMQYKPFQLHALRSLGARVPRTLISNDPAAIRAFHAEVKDVIFKPIMGGAITRTLDAEALERLEAVTASPVIFQERVRGDDLRIMLVGDEVVSCVAIETPEQHLDFRADPIYSEGQASYREVPLPEPVKDFCRRAARACGLTFAGIDIKHHGDDYVFLELNSSPIYLDVEVKLGHPISRTIAKAVVEGARTAR; translated from the coding sequence TTGAGAATTGGCATCTTCGGTGACGGCAATGACCCGCAGTGCGCGGCGGTGGCGCACGAGGCGGGAGTCCTCGGAGCGGAAGCGGTCATCATCGACAGTGAGGCCCTGGAGCACGGCTGGCCGCTGTCCATGAAGGACGACGAGACCTGGTACCTCGGCCAGCGCGTGGACGACCTGCGGGGCTTCTACCTGCGCTTCGTCCCCGCCCCCTTCGTCCCGGCCCTGGAACAGAACGGAGAGCTGGTGCTCTACCAGGACTGGCACGACCACTTCATGCAGACGCGCGAGCGCGCCTCCTACTTCGTGGCGTGGCTGCTGAAGCTGGCCCACCAGGGCGCCACGCTGGTCAACGGCCCGCACGCCGCCAGCGTCATGCAATACAAGCCCTTCCAGCTCCACGCGCTGCGCAGCCTCGGTGCGCGGGTGCCGCGCACGCTCATCTCCAATGACCCGGCCGCCATCCGCGCCTTCCACGCCGAGGTGAAGGACGTCATCTTCAAGCCCATCATGGGCGGCGCCATCACGCGCACGCTCGATGCCGAGGCGCTGGAGCGACTGGAGGCCGTCACGGCCTCGCCCGTCATCTTCCAGGAGCGGGTGCGTGGCGACGACCTGCGCATCATGCTCGTGGGTGACGAGGTCGTCTCGTGCGTGGCCATCGAGACGCCCGAGCAGCACCTCGACTTCCGGGCGGACCCCATCTACAGCGAGGGCCAGGCCAGCTACCGCGAGGTGCCGCTGCCCGAGCCGGTGAAGGACTTCTGCCGCCGGGCGGCGCGCGCGTGCGGCCTCACGTTCGCCGGCATCGACATCAAGCACCACGGAGACGACTACGTCTTCCTGGAGCTCAACAGCTCGCCCATCTACCTCGACGTGGAGGTGAAGCTCGGGCACCCCATCAGCCGCACCATCGCGAAGGCCGTGGTGGAAGGTGCGCGCACCGCGCGGTAG
- a CDS encoding LysR family transcriptional regulator has product MDLEELRAFLDVAETGSFLAAADSLGVSRTTLRRRVEALEARAGVPLLKSTRSGIVLTEAGTVLAQRGRIMMQETSALLASIREVGQDPTGLLRVVLPVGLPPHLLTPLFGALRTTYPQLRVHARFSNDPLGEPLDDVDMAVHFGEALPRGPWLSHEVLRVREGLIASTEYLEHRGVPRSMEDLKGHELFSWEAPGEDARLWPSLRGALFSVEPALITPDIHFIRSCCIAGQGIGLVPSVELADPGGAGEVLVPVLPDVVGRERPLRISVPEALSEIPKVKHVLSHIRGFLDPL; this is encoded by the coding sequence ATGGACCTGGAAGAGCTGCGGGCCTTTCTCGATGTCGCGGAGACGGGCTCGTTCCTGGCCGCCGCGGACTCCCTGGGAGTGTCGCGCACGACGTTGAGACGCCGCGTCGAGGCGCTCGAGGCTCGCGCCGGCGTACCGCTCCTCAAGAGCACCCGGTCGGGCATCGTCCTGACAGAGGCCGGCACGGTGCTCGCCCAGCGCGGGCGCATCATGATGCAGGAGACGAGCGCGTTGCTGGCGTCCATCCGCGAGGTGGGCCAGGACCCGACGGGCCTGCTGCGGGTGGTGCTGCCCGTCGGGCTCCCGCCGCACCTGCTCACCCCGCTCTTCGGCGCGCTGCGCACCACGTACCCGCAACTGCGCGTCCACGCCCGCTTCAGCAACGACCCGCTGGGCGAGCCCCTGGACGACGTGGACATGGCGGTCCACTTCGGCGAGGCGCTGCCCAGGGGGCCGTGGCTGTCGCACGAGGTGCTGCGGGTCCGTGAAGGGTTGATTGCCAGCACGGAGTACCTGGAGCACCGGGGCGTCCCCCGCTCCATGGAGGACCTGAAGGGCCATGAGCTCTTCTCGTGGGAGGCACCGGGAGAGGACGCTCGCCTCTGGCCCTCGCTCCGTGGAGCGCTGTTCAGCGTGGAGCCAGCCCTCATCACCCCGGACATCCACTTCATCCGCTCATGCTGCATCGCCGGGCAGGGCATCGGCCTGGTCCCCAGCGTGGAGCTGGCCGACCCCGGCGGTGCCGGAGAGGTGCTGGTGCCCGTTCTGCCCGACGTCGTGGGGCGAGAGCGCCCGCTCCGCATCAGCGTGCCCGAGGCGCTCTCCGAGATTCCCAAGGTCAAGCACGTGCTCTCGCACATCCGAGGCTTTCTCGACCCACTGTGA
- a CDS encoding CHRD domain-containing protein yields the protein MPTRLALTVALLTLSAHAKEPSVGATTFTVYEAFLSPAQEPGEESETPKLLEKSLGATAPSTPRESRKSRGWGQVRFAKDLSRAYVDVQIDGVNPADILMFHIHCGPPGVLGPVVVNLGEHGSLPTTLASGKMSLELTNKDIVFIKDMKGMKAGLPESCPAELGFATQTKTIAGLESLAKKGVLYFNLHTKAHTYYGEMRGQIYAAQP from the coding sequence ATGCCGACGCGTCTCGCCCTCACGGTTGCCCTGCTGACCCTGTCCGCCCACGCCAAGGAGCCCTCGGTCGGGGCGACGACCTTCACCGTCTACGAGGCCTTCCTCAGCCCCGCGCAGGAGCCCGGTGAGGAGTCGGAGACGCCGAAGCTGCTGGAGAAGAGCCTGGGGGCCACGGCGCCGTCCACGCCGCGCGAGAGTCGCAAGTCCCGGGGCTGGGGACAGGTCCGGTTCGCCAAGGACCTGAGCCGGGCCTACGTCGACGTGCAGATTGACGGGGTGAATCCCGCCGACATCCTCATGTTCCACATCCACTGCGGTCCGCCCGGAGTGCTGGGCCCCGTCGTGGTGAACCTCGGTGAGCACGGCAGCCTGCCGACGACGTTGGCCAGTGGGAAGATGTCCCTGGAGCTCACCAACAAGGACATCGTCTTCATCAAGGACATGAAGGGCATGAAGGCCGGACTGCCGGAGAGCTGCCCCGCCGAGCTGGGGTTCGCGACCCAGACGAAGACGATTGCCGGCCTGGAGTCCCTGGCGAAGAAGGGCGTGCTCTACTTCAACCTCCACACCAAGGCGCACACCTACTACGGCGAGATGCGCGGGCAGATCTACGCCGCCCAGCCGTAG
- a CDS encoding expansin EXLX1 family cellulose-binding protein, translating to MRSLRSQSRSLLLPLAAAFLACGACSNDPSGGGTPLGEEVKGIATFYDATGAGNCSYEAGGDLMVAAMNTPQYDDSAACGMCVDVQGPKGNVRVRIVDRCPECDTGHLDLSREAFAKIADMQAGRVNITWTPVSCDVAGNLEYHFKNGSNAWWTAIQVRNHRLPIKKLEWKRGTGGWNDVPREDYNYFVNGNGMGDGSFQLRVTASDGQQVEDTLQKVLDDDSVEGSSQFR from the coding sequence ATGCGCTCACTCCGCTCCCAGTCCCGATCCCTCCTCCTTCCCCTCGCCGCCGCATTCCTCGCATGTGGTGCGTGCAGCAACGACCCTTCCGGCGGCGGCACGCCGCTGGGTGAGGAGGTGAAAGGCATCGCCACCTTCTACGACGCCACCGGCGCCGGCAATTGCAGCTACGAGGCCGGCGGCGACCTGATGGTGGCGGCCATGAACACGCCCCAGTACGACGACAGCGCGGCGTGCGGCATGTGCGTGGACGTCCAGGGCCCCAAGGGCAACGTCCGCGTGCGAATCGTGGACCGCTGCCCGGAGTGCGACACCGGCCACCTGGACCTGAGCCGCGAGGCCTTCGCGAAGATCGCCGACATGCAGGCCGGCCGCGTCAACATCACCTGGACGCCGGTGTCCTGCGATGTGGCCGGCAACCTCGAGTACCACTTCAAGAACGGCAGCAACGCGTGGTGGACCGCCATCCAGGTCCGCAACCACCGGCTGCCCATCAAGAAGCTGGAGTGGAAGCGCGGCACCGGCGGGTGGAACGACGTGCCCCGCGAGGACTACAACTACTTCGTCAACGGCAACGGCATGGGCGACGGCAGCTTCCAGCTCCGCGTCACCGCCTCCGACGGCCAGCAGGTGGAGGACACGCTCCAGAAGGTGCTCGACGACGACAGCGTCGAGGGCTCCAGCCAGTTCCGCTGA
- a CDS encoding M16 family metallopeptidase, with product MTIRLLWLMALATATSACLGVRGAPRFGAMRTDSRPLEFRHDIRLYTVDNGMTVVLLPDRRTNLVTVDARYLVGAADDPAGRAGLAHLVEHLTFEARTDKNRASIKDLLGEAALYSNAFTSHDVTHYTATALAHRLQDVLELEAQRLEMNCELLDDAVFRRERDVVLEESAERRTPWSDLNLDVMRAVWGELHPYARGLGTREVANATRDEVCGFLGNHYAPDRLMLVVTGDFDPDQAAQVIARRFAQDTWKSNARRAPVQEARLTGTRSRHRADVEDAVAMVFFPAPPWGGADAVLHLLALNQFRRVMGEASEEEDWITGVDVSTAGAGQARLIRIMLSVDDPKHLDAAVDEVFERAPTMFEEVHPYVAARLLGKLQTGYVAAYESFEDRGAWLGDYLTYTRHDRFMVPEMEVLARTSMVDADRYARERFVRNKSHVALVEPSGKPATATPATVASDREPDLAPWRAAVDAAEAQQPLPAPASRGHGAVEEQLLDNGLRVLLAPDPTSALVDVRLVFPYGDAADPSERRGRAVAAASLLEPDPNHLYATGDSLLIGWGLSTGTQLDTDVSETSTVFVARGASNLADWHVWRLSWLIDQCVYSSNTVTAFRDGAVRASSKDADPAGVLGRQLLFGAGHPYATPPPTGDAWSWLTRDELERYRLTHYVPRGATLLVTGGFDAAAMRKHVQTLFGPWSDAPSERPVPLPAAQPEWGPSWVGTRDATRTQVGLEVAFATASDPDRNLAARRVLSEMVRDRLRIVREGMGASYGVQVSYAAGTGGGAFYIESELAPARAAKAASAIVSELDALRTGAGTMVEDFVRARRRALATAMADTADVSARADRLEYSVRKGLPIDHLDQVALAISKVTPAEVAAVAAADLASRHRVVSVTAPGDRLDEVFTALKATGPRIFDK from the coding sequence ATGACGATTCGGCTCCTCTGGCTGATGGCCCTGGCCACCGCCACGAGCGCATGTCTGGGAGTGCGCGGCGCCCCTCGCTTCGGAGCCATGCGGACGGACTCGCGCCCCTTGGAGTTCCGTCACGACATCCGCCTGTACACCGTCGACAACGGAATGACCGTGGTCCTGTTGCCAGACAGGCGCACCAACCTGGTCACGGTCGATGCCCGCTACCTCGTCGGGGCCGCGGACGACCCCGCCGGGCGGGCCGGCCTGGCGCACCTGGTCGAGCACCTGACCTTCGAGGCCCGGACCGACAAGAACCGGGCCAGCATCAAGGACCTCCTCGGCGAGGCGGCCCTCTACAGCAATGCCTTCACCAGCCACGACGTCACCCACTACACGGCCACGGCGCTCGCGCACCGGCTGCAGGACGTGCTCGAGCTGGAGGCGCAGCGCCTGGAGATGAACTGCGAGCTGCTCGACGACGCGGTCTTCCGCCGCGAGCGCGACGTGGTGTTGGAGGAATCCGCCGAGCGGCGCACGCCATGGAGCGACCTCAACCTGGACGTCATGCGCGCGGTGTGGGGCGAGCTCCACCCGTATGCCCGTGGACTCGGCACGCGCGAGGTCGCGAATGCGACCCGGGATGAAGTCTGCGGCTTCCTCGGCAACCACTACGCACCGGACCGGCTGATGCTGGTCGTCACGGGTGACTTCGACCCCGACCAGGCCGCCCAGGTGATTGCCAGACGCTTCGCCCAGGACACGTGGAAGAGCAACGCCCGGCGAGCCCCCGTCCAGGAGGCCCGGCTCACGGGCACCCGCTCCCGTCATCGTGCCGACGTCGAAGATGCGGTGGCGATGGTCTTCTTCCCGGCGCCTCCCTGGGGAGGCGCCGACGCGGTGCTGCACCTGCTGGCGCTCAATCAGTTTCGCCGGGTGATGGGCGAGGCCTCGGAAGAGGAGGACTGGATCACCGGCGTGGACGTCTCCACCGCGGGCGCGGGGCAGGCGCGGTTGATTCGCATCATGCTCTCCGTTGATGACCCCAAGCACCTGGACGCCGCGGTCGACGAGGTCTTCGAGCGCGCACCCACGATGTTCGAAGAGGTCCATCCGTACGTAGCCGCGAGGCTGCTCGGCAAGCTCCAGACCGGCTACGTGGCGGCCTACGAGTCGTTCGAGGACCGGGGCGCCTGGCTCGGTGACTACCTGACCTATACGCGTCACGACCGCTTCATGGTGCCCGAGATGGAAGTCCTGGCGCGCACCTCCATGGTGGACGCCGACCGCTATGCCCGGGAGAGGTTCGTCCGGAACAAGAGCCACGTCGCCCTGGTGGAACCCAGTGGCAAGCCAGCGACCGCCACACCGGCAACCGTGGCCTCGGACCGCGAGCCCGACCTCGCTCCGTGGCGGGCAGCCGTGGATGCAGCGGAGGCGCAGCAGCCGCTACCCGCGCCGGCCTCGCGCGGCCACGGCGCCGTCGAAGAGCAGCTCCTGGACAATGGGCTCCGTGTCCTCCTGGCGCCGGACCCCACCAGCGCGCTGGTCGATGTGCGGTTGGTGTTCCCGTATGGCGACGCGGCGGACCCGTCCGAGCGCCGTGGCCGGGCCGTCGCGGCCGCCTCCTTGCTGGAGCCCGACCCGAATCATCTCTATGCAACCGGCGACTCGTTGCTGATCGGGTGGGGCTTGAGCACCGGCACCCAGCTGGACACCGATGTCTCGGAGACCTCCACTGTGTTCGTGGCGCGCGGCGCCTCCAACCTGGCGGACTGGCACGTGTGGCGGCTGTCATGGCTCATCGACCAGTGCGTCTATTCGAGCAACACCGTGACGGCCTTCCGCGACGGCGCCGTTCGCGCCAGCAGCAAGGACGCCGATCCAGCGGGGGTGCTGGGCCGGCAGCTCCTGTTCGGAGCCGGGCATCCCTATGCGACTCCGCCTCCGACCGGCGATGCGTGGAGCTGGCTGACCCGGGACGAGCTGGAGCGCTACCGCCTGACGCACTACGTGCCGCGCGGGGCCACGCTGCTCGTCACCGGCGGCTTCGACGCCGCGGCGATGCGAAAGCATGTCCAGACGCTGTTCGGCCCGTGGTCCGATGCGCCCTCCGAGCGGCCCGTGCCGCTCCCCGCCGCCCAGCCCGAGTGGGGACCGAGCTGGGTGGGAACGAGGGACGCGACCCGGACGCAGGTGGGGCTGGAGGTGGCGTTCGCGACCGCGTCCGACCCCGACCGCAATCTGGCCGCGCGGCGCGTCCTGAGCGAGATGGTCAGGGACCGGCTGCGGATCGTCCGCGAGGGCATGGGGGCCTCCTACGGCGTGCAGGTGTCCTACGCCGCGGGGACCGGCGGCGGCGCGTTCTACATCGAGAGCGAGCTCGCTCCGGCGCGGGCGGCGAAGGCCGCGAGCGCCATCGTCTCCGAGCTCGATGCGCTGCGCACCGGAGCCGGCACCATGGTGGAGGACTTCGTGAGGGCGCGGCGCCGCGCACTGGCCACCGCGATGGCGGACACCGCGGACGTGAGCGCCCGGGCGGACAGGCTCGAATACAGCGTGCGCAAGGGCCTGCCCATCGACCACCTCGACCAGGTCGCGCTCGCCATCAGCAAGGTCACCCCGGCCGAGGTCGCCGCCGTGGCGGCCGCCGACCTCGCCTCCCGCCACAGGGTGGTCTCGGTCACCGCTCCCGGCGACCGCCTGGACGAGGTCTTCACCGCGCTGAAGGCGACGGGGCCCCGCATCTTCGACAAGTAG